The Hevea brasiliensis isolate MT/VB/25A 57/8 chromosome 1, ASM3005281v1, whole genome shotgun sequence DNA segment cacataccattggcctccacatccagcttccatgcttcggactcgagaaagcTCATTTTCGAACTTCACTTGCTtcactcctttgaactcccaccactttgttcgagctacaatatttcttctatccttacttgaattattcctaaacttgacatccaagaccactaaccgatgtcaaattgttaaagcctctcctgaaataaccttgcaatccttgcataaagCACTATTTGTCTTTCTGGTTAAGagaaagtcaatttggcttctatgttgtccactttgaaagtcactaaatgtgactctctttttataaagtaggtatttgctagttttAGGTCGTACATCATGGCAAAATCCATGATGCTTTTCCCCTCATTTCGGCTACCAAAATCAAAACAAAAAACTCCATGAACATTCTTATAacattgcctatcacttcctacatatccgttcaaatctccaccaatgagaacattctcttcattcggtatgctttgcattagatcatccatatcttcccaaaacttttgtttactcttactatctagtcctatttgtgggggcaTAAGCACCAACTacttttattgtttctccttctagtactagctttactagtataattttaCCTCCTACTCTTTTCATAACTATTACGACATCTtccaatgtcctgtctatgatcatgcccactccattcttatttctctcctttcccgTAAATCACAGTTTGTATCCTAAATTACCCACTccattgcttttctctcctacccatttagtctcctaaatgcaagcaatattcactcttctcctttccaaggtatccacaagctccattaattttcctgtaagtgatccaacatttcgAGTACTAACCCTGATTCTCCTcatatcctgttccttcctaattgatctcctaTTATGACatcttctattgttctctatgcctatcttgtgttctgttccactatctgttctatggactaacttctttacccacacccgtccatgatgtgagaACCATTACTTATTTAATACCACACCAGGGCGCTAGCATAGAGCGTCGCTTTAGGTGAACGTCCTACATCCTTACATATTTCTCAATACACCCagactccgatgtagcgcgtcgtaagtagaggacaCTCCAACATTTATATCATAAGAATCCATATCATGAGGTATAACAAAATTTTTACATTTGTTGTCACCTACTGCAACCCTCCTTTTCTCCGGACTTGAGATCGGCTAAGTACAAACTAATTAGGCAAAGTTGCAAAAGCAATAGTCAGTCTACAAATTTAACTTCCATAAACACACACGCATGTAAAAGGGATTGATTACAACGGCGCAACATCATCCTAAGAGATGCAGAAAGAGAAGAGAATGAACAAGTGAAATGGAAATAATATTATGACTGTGTACAGAAGATCAGTGAATTTTAATCAATTACCCCGGCAGGTGGAGTAGGGTTTCGAGTAAACTTGCTACCGCCAGGAGCCCAAGGAACTGTACAAAAATGAGATCAGCAGTTAGACAACTCATTAAAAGCTATAAAACTGGGAAATTGCCACAATAAAGCTGCATATTCTCTGAAACATACAGGCCAATTATGTGCACTACAAtaagaagaaaaaaatatataaattttgttGATTCCCTTTCATGCAAATAATTCCTCTTTGTACACAGTTTGAACTCCTTGGCGCCCTTTAGTGCACAATGCCAAACCATGTAAATCCAAGTGTCTTGTTTCTCTCTCTCTGTGCATCTTATTTTAACGTAAGTTTGCTACATGGTTAATTTTCTGAAAAGAACCTTTCAAAATTTTGCTCCAAGAAGTGACTGCTTTGAGGCCTCACACCAACAACCTCATAAAAGATCTTACAATTTAACCAGACAATGACCCTTGCTAAGAGCAATATGGCTAAACTGAAACAATTTTTAACAATGAGCATAGAGAAACAAAGACATATTTGGGTAATCCGTGATGCTGTCCTTATTATTTTGGTGTAGACGTGTAGTACCAAAAAGAGTCAATTAATGTCATTCCAGAAAACACCTCCCCATGCCCAGTTGCCAACACTGATAGGGAGGAAAAACTTGAAAAGTTATTAGGGAAGACACAGAATAATTTTCTTCAACTTATCTGATTCTTGCTTGCTTGAAAACCTGATAATGGCAAGGGGCAATGGGAAAGAAAACTGGCCAAACTCCAACTGAATCCTAGAAAACCATCCAAAATAGAAGCAACAAAGTCAAGGAAGTACCCTAGCATAACCTGCTTTCCCATTATGCTATTTTTGGGATATCTTCATGGCTTCAACAGTTCAATATTTACTCAAGACCATAAAAATACAAGATATAAAGCTTTGCTAATCTACGAAACCATTCTTTCATCAGAAAAGAATCAAACTGTAAacataattagaagaagaaacccCATAAAAGAATGGTGCTGCAGTCAATTGAGCTATCATCCAATTGGGGGACAAATATCCACTATCTACCTGAAGCAAAGCATTCTCAACTTCTTCACAATAAGCTATAGCATGCAAAGCAATTCTCTCATTCCAAGACCTTTCCAAAGATAAAATAAGCTTTTCTAAGAGAAAGCTGAATGCGCATAAAACAAATCCTCAATGAACGGGTgagatatatataaataaatttgtgCAGAAAGACAGGCTTCATGAAACCAAATAAATTGTGCTGAGAAGCAAGCTTAAAATGTATTCAACCATCATCATCTTGTGGCATTCCGCTCTTAAATTCTTATTTCTTTCACATTTTAACTTTATAAAAAGGATCCAAGAGGCAATCATCGTCTACCAAAACAATCTTTAGCTACACGTAATTAGAATTTATAAACAACTGACCTACAAATAATTGCAAATATCACCAATAAAACCAAGAATCAAAATGCAGTCCAGAaaaagaaccaaaagcacaatTCGACCATTAAATTACTTACCGATGTAAGGATCAGGGTGCCGCCACTTATTATACCGTGCCTCACCTTCTGCAATCATTCTATCAATTGCGTCCAGATCCTCCTGAACCcctccacaaaaaaaaaaaaaaaaaaaaaaaaaaagcagataATCACTGCATATTCTTACCGAAACTGCCTCCGATGAATAAAAACAATAAGTTTACAGAAATAAAGAGAACGAACCACATGGTTGTTGGCGTCGAACTTCTCGCGGAGGTTGGAGGCCTGGAGGAGATAAGATAACGAAAGAGTTAGGGTTAATTACAGCAAGTGTGAACTAAACTAGAGTGAGATCTGATTGGAAGGAGATGTTGAGATTAGGGAAATGTACATCCTGATAGAAGAGGTGACGGTGGACGGCCCAATTGAGAGTGTCTCTGAGGGCTCGGCGGTAGAGGATCTGAACTCTCTCCTTCTGTGCTGCTCTCCTCGCAAAGTACGCCGCTGTTGACAcgctcatctctctctctccctctctctctccccaGACTCTTCTCGCTGCTTTCTTTGAGAAAAGGAAATGCAACCGCACAGTGGGAGCAAAGCAGAAGCGGCGTCGTTTAAGTCGATTAATTATTTTATCAGTGGAGACGAACGATGTCGTTCTCAGTTGAAAAAGTGCACTCTGCATCTTTTGACCAAAACGTTACCATTTCTACAGCCACTTTCTAATAAAAGAAACTTTTCCCTTCCTATCGACTTTATCTGATACACACGTGTGCAATAACTCAGTGGGCGACTCCTATGattatgttatttttaatttactttgTTTGTAATTtggttttttatttatttatcattaaATTAGACCTTATCAATTCATGCAATGATAGTTACTTACAAAAAATTTTTTATCTTGTTAAAAATAAAACTATAGTAAAAACTTCCTGAAAAAACGTTTTTAgaattgtaaaattaattttctgGAGTAGTTTTGTGTAAATTGGGTATAATATATAATTCATAGGTCGttgaaatttagaaaataatactTATTGACaatctttattaaaaataaagaaaatgaaaatacaaGAACAAAATAAACCAGGAGCAACTTTGTACATGAAGAAAATGGCAAAACCAAGTTCAACTTTGTACATGATACAAGCTACTAAaactataataatttttattttattactaacAAAGATACTAACAATGATAGTTactaaaaaagtaatttttattttgttaaaaataaaacTATAGTAAAATCTCTCTGAAATATGTTTTTAGAAATGTAAAATTAACTTTATAGAATAGTTTTGTGTAAACTGGATATAATACATGATTTCTAGGTCATTTGAATTCAACTAAAACTATTGAAACTCATAAAATAGTACATGTTGATgatcttcattaaaaataaagaaaatgaaaatacaaGAATAAAACAAACCAGGAGCAACGTATATAAAGAAAATGGCAAAACCAAGTTCAACTTTGTACATGATACAAGCTACTAAAACTAtagtacttggggagtctaaaggacatggaccaccctcaaaagagagatggtggtggaatgaggaagtacaaaaggcagtgaagagaaaaagggaatggtataagaaattacctaaatgtgataataatgaggcatatgaaaagATAGCAAAGAAAAGAGGCAAAAAGcgattagccaagcaagagcctttgaaaagttatatgagaaacttggaactaaagaaggggagaaagatatttatagattagcaaggagtagagaaaggaaatgtcaagatctcaatcaagttaggtgcattaaggataaagaaggaaaagtgttggtgaaagatgaggacattaaagaaagatggagaaattattttaatgatctctttaataatagtcaaaatggaaatagcgtgaatatagataatagaacaatagaaaagaatgtaaattatactagaaggattagatctttagaagtaaaggaagcacttaagagaatgaaagtaggtaaagctgtggacagatgaaataccaattgaagtgtggaagtatttgggagatatgggagtggcatggttaactaaattatttaataagattctaaactcaaagaaaatgcacgatgaatggaggaagagtattttagtacctatttttaaaaataagggagacatacagagttgctcaaactataggaattaaactcatgagccatactatgaagttgtgggagagagttgtggagcatcgactacgtcatgatacttctatctctctcaatcaatttggtttcatgcccagtcgttcaactatggagcgatctttctcattagaagcttgatggagaaatatagagatgggaagaaagatctacacatggttttattgatttggagaaggcttatgatagtgttccaagagaggtcttatggaatgcgttagaacaaaagagggtatctattaggtatatacaagtattgaaagatatgtatgaaggagcaactactattgtgcgcattgggaggggacacaagagattttccgatctcaattggattacaccaaggatcaccataagcccttacctttttacattagttttagatgaactgactaaacatatacaagagagtattccttggtgcatgatgtttgcggatgatattgttacgatagatgagacacgagaaggagtcaataggaagctagaactttggagaagtactctagagtcaaagggttttaagttaagtagaacgaagacagaatacatgcattgcaagttcaatgaaggccaaagcggtgatagggaaagagttagtttgaatggagtggcactgtcccaaagtaatcactttaaatatctaggctcatccttcaagtagatggggatgtgaggaggatgttagtcataggattaaagcgggatggttgaagtggagacgtgcacggagttttatgtgatcgtaagattcccaataaattaaaggaaaattttaatgctatatggtagtgagtgttgggcaaagagtcgtatgcatttaAGATAAGAGATGcacagatgagaatgttaaggtggatgagtggccatactagactagataaagtccgtaatgaaagtattagagaaaaggtaggagtggtgccaattgaagataagttgagagaagggagattgaggtggtttggtcatgtgaagcgtagacataaggaggctccagttagacaagtagagcacattaggctagaggatagaaagaaaaaaaggggtagatctaaattgacttggaggagagtagtacagcatgacttagaagcattacacatttctgaggatttaacccaaaatcgttcagagtggaaaaagcgaatccatatagccgaccccaaatttttgggataaaggcttagttgagttgagttgagttgagttgtactaACAAAATTACTAACAATGATAGTTACTAACaaagtaatttttattttgttaaaaataaaacTATAGTAAAAACTCCCTGAAAAACATTCTTAGAATTATAAAATTAACTTTCTGTAGTAGTAGTAGTTTTGTGTAAATTGAGTATAATATATGATTCTTAGGTTGTTAGAATTTAACTGAAgctattgaagctcaaaaaaTGACACATGTTgatgatttttattaaaaattaaaaaaaaaaaatataagaacAAAACAAATCAAGAGCAATACATAGAGAAAATGGCAAAACCGAGTTCAACTTTATACGTGGCACAAGCTAACGTGTAAGAATGCCATATGGCCTATCGATTTCAACAAATCACTGCTCTGGTTGCATAAAAGAGTTGATTTGCTGTACTATGTCCACCCCAAGGACCTCCTCCTCGTGTTTGGGGGTGTGAAGCTAAGCCCAAACATCTCCTTGAGAGCTTGCCCCTGTTCTACAAATCTTACGAGCCTTGCAACTATTGCAGCACTCTCCATGATGTGGTTAATATCCTTTGTGTTGCTCCACAAGCGGTTCGCCAACTGTAGCCTCCTACGTTTCGAGTTCAACCCTATACCCCACTTCTGGTAGATTCTCTTTCTCTCTACTTCTGATAACCTCTTCTGCATCAGCTTGCTTAGCATTCCTCTCTCCTTGTGAAGGGCCTTGATGCTGTCTCCCCTGATTAAGATACTAGGTGAGTGAAGATTAATTGGACACAAACTTAGAAGAAAATATGCTTGCTCAACAAATCTATGTAGCAAAAAAGGGATTTAATCTACTAAGCAACTTGAAAGCTTTTCAATTGGGTCCAGTAAATGATTTTTGAAACCATTTGAAATCTTGACAGTAACCCTTCCAATGTTACTCGTATCACAGCTCAGCCTCTTGTAACCAAATATTGAAACTAACAACAAATTATTCAGGTCATTTGTAACTGTGGCATAGGGAAAAAAAAAGCAGCAAACATGGaagaactaaaaagaaaaataaataatccAATGAAGACATATTTGAATTCAGCTTCATAAATGACAGAAGTGAATTTTGCCTCTTCTTTTCCCCCTTTTTGCTCTCTTACTTTTTCCCCCTCCTTGTTGGTCATCTAGGCTTGTCAGCAGACAATGTAGGAGATTTACATGGATGAATGCATTATACGAAAACAGGTTTTCAGAGTCTGCAAGATAAATGAAAAGAACATGCATTtacagaagagagagagaggagaacctTGTTGCTAATGTTAATGTCCAACCAGCTCCCACAGAATGATTTCCTCGAGAAAGTGTTTCCTTGAGGAAGGAAAGTCTCCTAAGCTCCACCTCAATGTATATGGAATCTGTTGGATCACCTTTAAAGAGCAGGAAAAAGTAAGTTCTATGAACCAAGGAAACATTGCAAGTATGCCAAAGTTCAAATATCTCTCTCCGGTTCCTCTCAAATTCCAGTGGCCAATCATTAGAAGTTTCTAGTGCTTCACATATGGGATCCAATCCAACATCTTTTGCGTTCTTTTCAAATTTATGAGCAGTTCGGTCTGTCCCCTGTACCTAGCGTGTGGAAATCCAGTGATGCCAGGAAAGAAATATTTAGTTTGATTGACCCAAAATGATGCAACTTCTTACAAGGAAATAGGAGGGAAAGCAAATAAAAACTCTCACCTGACCATCAACTAGGTGCTTCTCATACTCCTGCTTGGCCATCTCCTGCAGTCCTTCAACAAAAGTTTGGATGCTAGGTATATCCCCATCTGCAGAAGTTTTGATGCTTTGTGACCTGAAGTCATCTGTGTAGGCACTATCAAGAGAAGACTGAGAATCATTTCTTGATAACCTTGCAGCATCAGCACCATAATTTAGTGGAGGAAACTTCCTCTGAATACTGTCCGGCCTCCCAGAAAAGCTTTTGTCAAAACCATTTGGTGGGGTGCTCTCAATTTGTTCTGCCTTCCCAAGGTAGGGAGAAGAGCCAGTCATAAGATTCTCTCTACAACTCCAGCTCCTTGTTAACTTCATGCTTCTAGAACTTGACATATCAGTTGCCAAGGTTGGTGGAGATGTCCCATCAGGTTCATGACTGACAAGAGCATCTATGGTCCTTTGTACATGATGCAGTCTCTGCTCCAACATATCATAAGTGAAACCATTTTGCATGCGACTCACTTCTCTATGTCCACTTGTTGGAGTTGATATTTGCAGCCCTGATGCCCCAAACATTGTCAAAGCTAATGTTGCTTCATTTTCACCAGTTGATATGGAATGAGGTTCAAACTTGTTCTCTCTTGCTGTCTCATCCATTTCAATACATTGAACTTCCTTGCAGTAGTCATCAAAATCTTCTGCAGGTCCAACAGCAGTATCCTCCAGACTCTGACATGAATTGGATCTAACAATATTCTTTCCAATTGACATCAATGAAGAAGTGCCATCAGACACAGAATGGTCATCAGTGTTGTCCTGAAGGTGGTAGGGCTCCGCCATGTTGCTCCCACTGTCTTCATATTCATCTTCCCATGAATGCCCTGCTTGCTGATTAGGATGAGGACCAACCACAGCCTGAATTGCCAAAATAAAGCAAGAGTTAACAGTTGAACCAGCATTATCAACA contains these protein-coding regions:
- the LOC110649181 gene encoding NADH dehydrogenase [ubiquinone] 1 beta subcomplex subunit 9 isoform X1, yielding MSVSTAAYFARRAAQKERVQILYRRALRDTLNWAVHRHLFYQDASNLREKFDANNHVEDLDAIDRMIAEGEARYNKWRHPDPYIVPWAPGGSKFTRNPTPPAGIEILYDYGREDND
- the LOC110649181 gene encoding NADH dehydrogenase [ubiquinone] 1 beta subcomplex subunit 9 isoform X2, giving the protein MSVSTAAYFARRAAQKERVQILYRRALRDTLNWAVHRHLFYQDASNLREKFDANNHVEDLDAIDRMIAEGEARYNKWRHPDPYIGFSWSLASFLSHCPLPLSGFQASKNQIS
- the LOC110649177 gene encoding kinesin-like protein KIN-7E, translated to MGSIGGAELPKIEKMQTASAREEKILVLVRLRPLNEKEIVANEVADWECINDTTILYRNTLREGSTFPSAYTFDRVFRGDCSTRQVYEEGAQEVALSVVSGINSSIFAYGQTSSGKTYTMMGITEYTVADIFDYIHRHKERAFVLKFSAIEIYNEAIRDLLSTDSTPLRLLDDPEKGTVVEKVTEETLKNWSHLKELLSVCEAQRQIGETVLNEKSSRSHQILRLTIESSAREFIGKENSTTLSATVNFVDLAGSERASQSLSSGARLKEGCHINRSLLTLGTVIRKLSKGRHGHINYRDSKLTRLLQPALGGNARTAIICTLSPARSHVEQTRNTLLFACCAKEVTTKAQVNVVMSDKALVKQLQRELARLESELKSPAPASSTSDYAALLRKKDTQIQKMDKQIRELTKQRDLAESRVEDLLQMIEQDQNSRNGAVVGPHPNQQAGHSWEDEYEDSGSNMAEPYHLQDNTDDHSVSDGTSSLMSIGKNIVRSNSCQSLEDTAVGPAEDFDDYCKEVQCIEMDETARENKFEPHSISTGENEATLALTMFGASGLQISTPTSGHREVSRMQNGFTYDMLEQRLHHVQRTIDALVSHEPDGTSPPTLATDMSSSRSMKLTRSWSCRENLMTGSSPYLGKAEQIESTPPNGFDKSFSGRPDSIQRKFPPLNYGADAARLSRNDSQSSLDSAYTDDFRSQSIKTSADGDIPSIQTFVEGLQEMAKQEYEKHLVDGQVQGTDRTAHKFEKNAKDVGLDPICEALETSNDWPLEFERNRREIFELWHTCNVSLVHRTYFFLLFKGDPTDSIYIEVELRRLSFLKETLSRGNHSVGAGWTLTLATRGDSIKALHKERGMLSKLMQKRLSEVERKRIYQKWGIGLNSKRRRLQLANRLWSNTKDINHIMESAAIVARLVRFVEQGQALKEMFGLSFTPPNTRRRSLGWT